Proteins found in one Methanospirillum hungatei JF-1 genomic segment:
- the gatE gene encoding Glu-tRNA(Gln) amidotransferase subunit GatE yields the protein MTIDYQKLGLIAGIEIHQQLNTKEKLFCRCPTTIREAEESKGEFFRYLRATKSEMGELDRAAEEEMMQVRQFRYLTYDTTCLVENDEEPPAPLNEEALDIVLTIAKVCRMTPVPEIHTMRKLVIDGSNTSGFQRTALVAMNGTLPGGAGIETVCLEEEAAQRIEDTIFSLDRLGIPLIEITTSPCMHTPEAVQETAAQIGMILRSTGKVKRGLGTIRQDINISIREGARVEIKGVQELDLIAEVVRREVCRQVSLLEIREELKKRGASVEKTLVDVTSLFTDSKSRVLKSAPKILAIRLNKFAGLVGREIQPGRRLGSEMSDYAKKCGVGGLFHTDELPAYGVTEDEVTNLKKALDATPDDCVIIVADKPQRCQCAMQQIIRRAEMAFEGVPKETRKMLEGGSTAYMRPLPGAARMYPETDVFQVRVTPERFASLEIPEMIDDTIARYMQEFGLAREVARQMAYSERRSAFEEAIHSGIKPALAERAFNSTLRELSREGAQVHRIKDEDILQVLILINSGEVAKEALSPILTALAEGKTPAEACERAAPKVSEEELTKIINRIVAERADFIKERGNAATGPVMGVVMKEVRGSVDGKIVNQILREAISQVLKNA from the coding sequence ATGACTATAGACTATCAGAAACTCGGGTTGATTGCCGGGATTGAAATTCACCAGCAGCTGAACACGAAAGAGAAACTCTTCTGCAGGTGTCCAACGACGATCCGTGAGGCTGAAGAGTCAAAGGGGGAATTTTTCAGGTACCTCCGTGCAACAAAGAGCGAGATGGGCGAACTTGACCGGGCTGCTGAAGAAGAGATGATGCAGGTCAGACAGTTCAGGTACCTGACCTATGATACAACCTGTCTTGTTGAGAATGATGAAGAGCCGCCGGCACCGCTCAATGAAGAGGCACTTGACATCGTTCTCACGATTGCAAAAGTCTGCAGGATGACGCCGGTCCCTGAGATCCACACCATGCGAAAACTGGTTATTGATGGATCGAACACGAGCGGTTTTCAGCGGACTGCTCTGGTTGCGATGAATGGCACTTTACCAGGCGGTGCAGGGATTGAGACCGTCTGTCTTGAGGAAGAGGCGGCGCAGAGGATCGAAGATACCATCTTCTCACTTGATCGTCTGGGCATACCCCTGATTGAGATCACAACCAGTCCCTGCATGCATACGCCAGAAGCTGTCCAGGAGACGGCTGCACAGATCGGTATGATCCTCCGTTCAACCGGAAAGGTAAAACGCGGTCTTGGGACCATCAGACAAGACATTAATATCTCCATTCGTGAAGGTGCCAGGGTTGAGATCAAAGGAGTGCAGGAACTTGATCTTATCGCTGAAGTCGTCAGGAGAGAAGTATGCAGGCAGGTTTCACTCCTTGAGATCAGAGAAGAACTTAAAAAACGAGGAGCATCTGTAGAGAAGACCCTGGTTGATGTAACATCGCTCTTTACCGACAGTAAGAGCAGAGTTCTGAAATCAGCACCGAAAATTCTTGCCATCCGTCTGAATAAGTTTGCAGGACTTGTGGGCCGGGAAATCCAGCCTGGCCGGCGTCTTGGAAGTGAGATGTCTGATTACGCAAAGAAATGCGGAGTTGGAGGGCTCTTCCATACTGATGAACTGCCCGCATACGGTGTTACCGAAGATGAAGTAACAAATCTCAAGAAGGCTCTTGATGCAACACCAGATGACTGTGTTATCATTGTGGCAGACAAACCACAGCGGTGTCAGTGTGCCATGCAGCAGATCATCAGAAGAGCAGAGATGGCTTTTGAAGGGGTGCCAAAAGAGACCAGGAAGATGCTGGAAGGCGGCTCGACTGCATATATGAGACCATTACCAGGTGCTGCCCGTATGTATCCGGAGACCGATGTATTTCAGGTACGGGTCACTCCTGAACGGTTTGCCTCCCTTGAGATTCCTGAAATGATAGATGATACCATCGCACGATACATGCAGGAGTTCGGCCTTGCACGGGAAGTTGCGAGGCAGATGGCATACTCGGAGCGGAGAAGTGCATTTGAAGAGGCAATACATTCAGGAATCAAACCCGCCCTTGCTGAACGGGCATTTAACTCAACACTCCGGGAACTGAGCAGGGAGGGTGCACAGGTTCACCGTATCAAGGATGAGGACATCTTACAGGTCCTTATTCTCATAAACTCTGGAGAGGTTGCCAAAGAGGCATTGTCACCCATCCTGACCGCCCTGGCAGAGGGGAAGACGCCGGCAGAGGCATGTGAACGAGCCGCGCCAAAGGTCTCAGAAGAAGAACTTACAAAAATTATAAACCGGATTGTAGCAGAGCGTGCTGATTTTATCAAAGAGCGCGGGAATGCTGCAACCGGTCCGGTAATGGGCGTTGTGATGAAAGAAGTGCGAGGATCAGTTGACGGGAAGATCGTGAACCAGATTCTCCGCGAGGCTATCTCTCAGGTACTGAAAAATGCCTGA
- a CDS encoding ABC transporter ATP-binding protein, with protein MGRVEISHISREFIKEDGDRVVALSDINLSIADDEFVSFVGPSGCGKTTLLRIIAGLDKASSGEVRVDGSLITGPGQKVGMVFQEYSLFPWRSVLSNVAFGLQMRGIPKEERQEIARKYISLVGLSQFEQSFPYELSGGMRQRVAIARALATDPDLLLMDEPFGALDAQTRNHMQCELLDIWETKKKTILFVTHSCDEAVFLSDRVVVLSPRPGVIREIINIPISRPRDRTNKEFIDLRRCLLEMIDEEEREEERIKCKSGNL; from the coding sequence ATGGGCAGAGTGGAAATATCTCATATCAGTCGGGAATTTATCAAGGAGGATGGGGATCGGGTTGTTGCCCTTTCAGATATTAATCTCTCCATCGCCGATGATGAATTTGTCTCATTTGTCGGTCCCTCAGGGTGTGGGAAGACCACGCTGCTCCGGATTATCGCCGGTCTTGATAAGGCCAGTTCCGGAGAAGTCCGGGTTGATGGATCACTCATCACCGGACCGGGTCAGAAAGTCGGGATGGTGTTTCAGGAGTACTCCCTGTTTCCCTGGCGAAGTGTTCTCTCCAATGTTGCCTTCGGACTTCAGATGAGAGGGATTCCAAAAGAGGAACGGCAAGAGATTGCACGAAAATACATCTCACTCGTCGGCCTCTCTCAGTTTGAACAAAGTTTTCCGTATGAGTTGTCCGGTGGAATGAGACAACGGGTTGCAATAGCCCGGGCACTTGCCACAGATCCAGATCTTCTGCTCATGGATGAACCATTCGGCGCTCTTGATGCCCAAACCAGGAATCATATGCAGTGTGAACTGCTGGATATCTGGGAGACAAAAAAGAAGACTATTTTATTTGTTACACATAGTTGTGATGAGGCCGTGTTCCTCTCTGACCGTGTGGTGGTTCTCTCTCCACGGCCTGGTGTTATCAGAGAGATTATCAATATACCGATATCACGGCCACGTGACAGGACAAACAAGGAGTTTATCGATCTCAGGCGTTGTCTTCTCGAGATGATCGATGAAGAGGAACGAGAGGAAGAAAGGATTAAGTGTAAATCCGGCAATTTATAA
- a CDS encoding ABC transporter substrate-binding protein yields MKNVWLIASLFLITGLVLLCGCTGTQETAPASQQSAAGEKTVLNIGYQPSTHQMAFMTAYSKGMYNETLAPLGIKEVKAYSFPTGAPEMQAMLAGDLDFAYVGAAPFVTAAATGLDGKIIAAAQTQGSSVVLKTGLNYTSPVDLKGLTIATFPAGTIQDTILRTWLKEQGLDPEKDVKIVAMGPGDATTAIMAGKVDAVFLPAPSPTTIEEAGAGKIIIHSGEMSPNHVCCVLVASGKMIKEHPEIVAEVLRIHQQATEYNKQNWEEASGYMEEMTAMNTSVIMKSLNEWDGEWVSDPHIIVESVTSYAQDQAALGYIKTPLNADDLIDTSFWDKQ; encoded by the coding sequence ATGAAGAATGTTTGGCTTATAGCTTCTCTCTTCCTCATTACCGGTCTGGTACTCTTATGTGGATGTACCGGAACCCAGGAGACAGCCCCTGCATCACAGCAAAGTGCAGCAGGTGAAAAGACTGTTCTGAATATCGGATACCAGCCAAGTACCCATCAGATGGCATTTATGACCGCATACAGCAAGGGTATGTACAATGAGACTCTTGCCCCTCTTGGCATAAAAGAGGTCAAAGCATATAGTTTCCCGACTGGTGCTCCTGAAATGCAGGCCATGCTTGCTGGTGACCTTGACTTTGCATATGTTGGTGCTGCTCCCTTTGTCACTGCTGCTGCAACCGGCCTTGATGGTAAGATCATCGCTGCGGCCCAGACCCAGGGTTCATCAGTCGTCCTGAAGACTGGTCTGAATTATACCAGCCCTGTAGACCTGAAGGGACTGACTATTGCAACCTTCCCGGCTGGGACCATTCAGGACACCATTCTGCGGACCTGGCTGAAAGAGCAGGGACTTGACCCGGAGAAGGACGTCAAGATTGTAGCCATGGGACCGGGAGATGCAACGACAGCAATCATGGCAGGAAAAGTTGACGCGGTATTCCTACCGGCACCTTCCCCGACAACCATTGAGGAGGCCGGAGCAGGAAAGATCATCATTCATTCAGGTGAGATGTCACCAAACCATGTCTGTTGTGTTCTTGTTGCAAGCGGAAAGATGATCAAAGAACATCCGGAGATCGTCGCCGAGGTTCTGAGGATTCATCAGCAGGCAACTGAATATAACAAGCAGAACTGGGAAGAAGCCTCTGGATATATGGAAGAGATGACGGCCATGAACACCTCAGTGATTATGAAATCGCTAAATGAGTGGGATGGCGAGTGGGTATCTGATCCACATATCATCGTCGAGTCTGTGACCAGTTATGCACAGGATCAGGCTGCACTTGGGTACATTAAGACTCCGCTGAACGCTGATGATCTGATTGATACCAGCTTCTGGGATAAGCAGTAA
- the argH gene encoding argininosuccinate lyase, which translates to MTRDVVRKARLSGERTEDIESLLSSMEADRNIASSDVLVDMAHLVMLTRQQIVHEDHAKTLMKELLCMYESGVPAEAFDPSYEDIHAGIETILTRKTGGDVGGRLHIGRSRNDEVATCLRIRTRDIILDQLEALTRLRSVLLSVAADHITTVMPGFTHLQHAQPVTLAHHLLAYEQMFSRDFDRLFDALRRVNCSPLGSAALASTGYPLDRPFTADLLGFDRILVNSMDAVASRDFAEETLACDTMLLTNISRFCEELIIWSSAFVQFVNLDDRYCSTSSIMPQKKNPDVAEILRSRTGTILGSFVSAITIVKGLPMAYNRDLQDLNPHLWRGITGVRRDIDLLAGMVESATFNRERMAEEAGRGGTTTTELADTLVREFNIPFRTAHHIVGKAVKDGSLDLVTLDRGAEEFYGKTLSSLGVTQKNIDSALSVSTSLSVRKLPGGPAPDAVLDALAERRKELEKDIELICDKKTQISASLHELLTQARRIAQL; encoded by the coding sequence ATGACCAGAGATGTCGTCAGAAAGGCACGGCTCTCCGGGGAGAGGACAGAAGATATTGAATCACTCCTCTCCTCGATGGAGGCGGACAGAAATATCGCTTCTTCAGATGTTCTGGTCGATATGGCACATCTGGTAATGCTGACCAGACAGCAGATCGTACATGAGGACCATGCAAAGACCCTGATGAAGGAACTTTTATGCATGTATGAATCCGGTGTGCCCGCAGAGGCGTTTGATCCCTCGTATGAAGATATCCATGCGGGGATTGAAACCATCCTCACCAGAAAGACCGGGGGTGATGTGGGGGGACGGCTCCATATCGGCCGGTCACGAAATGACGAAGTGGCAACCTGCCTTCGGATTAGAACGCGGGATATCATCCTTGACCAGCTTGAAGCGCTGACACGGCTCCGGTCAGTGCTGCTCTCTGTTGCAGCGGACCATATTACTACGGTCATGCCAGGATTTACGCATCTGCAACATGCCCAGCCGGTTACGCTGGCCCACCATCTGCTTGCCTATGAACAGATGTTCTCCCGGGATTTTGACCGGTTGTTTGATGCCTTGCGCCGGGTGAACTGTTCCCCGCTCGGATCTGCAGCCCTTGCATCAACCGGATATCCGCTTGACCGACCCTTTACGGCAGACCTGCTTGGGTTTGACAGGATTCTGGTAAATTCAATGGATGCCGTTGCATCACGTGACTTTGCAGAGGAGACCCTGGCATGTGACACCATGCTTCTGACAAATATATCCCGGTTCTGTGAGGAACTCATCATCTGGAGCTCAGCATTTGTTCAGTTTGTGAACCTTGATGACCGGTACTGTTCAACCAGCTCAATAATGCCACAAAAGAAAAACCCTGACGTAGCAGAGATACTCCGGTCCAGGACAGGAACTATTCTGGGATCATTTGTATCAGCGATAACGATTGTCAAGGGACTGCCGATGGCATATAACCGGGACCTGCAGGATCTGAACCCTCACCTCTGGCGCGGGATAACCGGAGTCAGGCGGGATATCGATCTTCTTGCAGGCATGGTAGAATCTGCGACATTCAATCGGGAGCGGATGGCAGAAGAAGCAGGAAGAGGGGGGACGACAACAACTGAACTTGCCGACACGCTGGTCAGGGAATTTAATATTCCATTCAGAACTGCCCACCATATTGTTGGAAAGGCGGTGAAGGATGGATCGCTTGATCTTGTCACGCTTGACCGTGGAGCAGAGGAGTTCTATGGAAAAACCCTCTCTTCCCTTGGAGTCACACAAAAGAACATAGACTCAGCCCTGTCAGTCAGTACATCCCTCTCAGTCAGGAAACTGCCTGGCGGACCTGCCCCTGATGCGGTGCTGGATGCCCTGGCTGAACGTCGGAAAGAACTTGAAAAAGATATCGAACTGATTTGCGATAAAAAGACGCAGATATCAGCATCATTACATGAACTTCTCACACAGGCACGGAGAATTGCACAATTATGA
- a CDS encoding ABC transporter permease encodes MTGILPGSRSPGYTILSISALLIFWQVLADEIVRNHFILPSFTDVIIAFYELLFVGTLPMDFAVSMIHFFIGLGFSLLVGVPAGILIGWYPVVNRLLDPIIEIIRPIPPLAWIPFAIVWFGLTDLAAGFVIFIGAVFPVLINTYEGFRNIPRIFVEAGKMLGCTSNAALIRFIAIPAALPHLAAGFRVASGVAWMCLVAAEMFGVSRFGLGQKIWWYYNLHQMDKVMVYMLILGFIGLLIDYIFRYGMNRTLLKWRQGEVN; translated from the coding sequence ATGACAGGAATTCTACCGGGATCACGATCCCCCGGCTACACAATTCTCTCAATATCAGCACTCCTGATATTCTGGCAGGTGCTTGCAGATGAGATTGTGAGAAATCACTTTATTCTGCCATCCTTTACCGATGTTATCATCGCCTTTTATGAACTTCTCTTTGTCGGAACATTACCTATGGACTTTGCCGTGAGTATGATCCATTTCTTTATCGGACTTGGATTCTCTCTCCTTGTCGGCGTCCCTGCCGGCATCCTCATCGGATGGTACCCGGTCGTCAACCGGCTGCTTGATCCCATCATTGAGATCATCCGCCCTATCCCTCCCCTTGCGTGGATTCCTTTTGCCATCGTCTGGTTTGGGCTTACCGACCTTGCAGCAGGTTTTGTTATCTTCATCGGAGCCGTCTTTCCGGTTCTCATTAACACATACGAGGGATTTCGCAATATCCCACGGATTTTTGTCGAAGCCGGGAAGATGCTTGGATGTACGAGTAATGCCGCTCTTATCCGTTTTATCGCCATTCCCGCAGCGTTGCCTCATCTTGCGGCCGGTTTCCGGGTAGCAAGCGGGGTTGCGTGGATGTGCCTTGTGGCGGCGGAGATGTTTGGGGTATCCAGGTTTGGTCTGGGCCAGAAGATCTGGTGGTACTATAATCTGCATCAGATGGACAAGGTCATGGTCTATATGCTGATTCTGGGTTTTATCGGACTTCTTATTGATTACATCTTCAGATATGGGATGAACCGGACTCTGCTCAAATGGCGCCAGGGAGAGGTGAACTGA
- the gatD gene encoding Glu-tRNA(Gln) amidotransferase subunit GatD: MSTTFETGDLVRCTLQGCSCEGTYITTRDGMATVKLTSGYNIGVPEESLTKTGSSEMAEPQEVEIIQDTTLPKVSIVSTGGTIASKIDYRTGAVTSQFRATDILNAIPGLASLAQFSAVQLCNILSENMTPAIWQQLARAIYDEIRSGAQGILVTHGTDTMAYSAAAMSFMIKTPVPVVFVGSQRSADRPSSDNVMNGMCAVKTALSDLGEVVVVMHGTTSDDVCAIHRGTRVRKMHTSRRDAFQTIGDGVIGSVTYPSLDVSLASHAVKRGNGEPELKDHLEEKCAIIWYYPGMDPALLSAWSGYKGIVLAGTGLGHCGTDMIARIREMSAAGTLFVMTSQCLHGRICDRVYDTGRDLLGAGVIEGEDMLPEVALVKLMWVLGNSSSLSEARLMMTQNLAGEITRRSSV; this comes from the coding sequence ATGAGTACTACATTTGAAACCGGAGATCTTGTCAGATGTACCTTGCAGGGATGTTCCTGTGAAGGGACATATATTACAACACGGGACGGGATGGCAACCGTCAAACTCACATCAGGATATAATATCGGTGTTCCGGAAGAAAGTCTTACGAAAACCGGCAGCTCTGAAATGGCAGAGCCTCAGGAGGTTGAGATTATCCAGGATACAACACTTCCAAAGGTCTCAATCGTCTCTACCGGTGGAACGATAGCAAGTAAGATAGATTACCGGACGGGAGCTGTTACCAGTCAGTTCCGGGCAACAGACATCCTGAACGCTATCCCGGGCCTTGCATCTCTTGCCCAGTTCAGTGCAGTCCAGCTCTGCAATATCCTCTCGGAAAATATGACTCCTGCTATCTGGCAGCAGCTTGCCCGTGCAATATATGATGAAATCAGATCAGGTGCTCAGGGTATTCTGGTAACTCACGGGACCGATACCATGGCATACAGTGCCGCTGCCATGAGTTTTATGATAAAAACCCCGGTCCCGGTTGTCTTTGTCGGCTCCCAGCGATCGGCGGACCGTCCCAGCAGTGATAATGTCATGAATGGTATGTGCGCCGTAAAAACTGCCCTGTCAGACCTGGGAGAAGTAGTGGTGGTGATGCATGGAACAACCAGTGACGATGTCTGCGCCATCCACCGGGGAACACGGGTCAGAAAGATGCATACTTCAAGGCGGGATGCATTTCAGACCATTGGCGATGGCGTAATCGGTTCTGTCACCTATCCGTCACTCGATGTGTCACTCGCTTCCCATGCGGTGAAGAGAGGGAACGGTGAGCCTGAACTGAAAGACCATCTGGAAGAAAAATGTGCCATAATCTGGTATTATCCAGGGATGGATCCTGCTCTTCTTTCAGCATGGAGCGGATACAAGGGAATTGTACTTGCGGGGACCGGACTTGGACATTGCGGGACAGATATGATTGCACGAATAAGGGAGATGTCAGCAGCAGGAACGCTCTTTGTTATGACATCCCAGTGTCTGCACGGGCGGATCTGTGACCGGGTGTATGATACCGGTCGGGACCTTCTCGGAGCCGGAGTCATCGAGGGGGAAGATATGCTTCCTGAAGTCGCCCTGGTCAAACTCATGTGGGTGCTTGGAAACAGCAGCAGTCTCTCCGAGGCACGGTTGATGATGACGCAGAATCTGGCCGGTGAGATAACCCGGAGGTCATCAGTATGA
- a CDS encoding fumarate hydratase translates to MSESGYPDLLKRISDATEKAVRNAEIYLPDDVKARLTEALKVESVVVAKQELQNILENICLAEERFAPLCQDTGIPVMYITVPYGMTWTPEMEQAVLTGIQNATQHIPLRPNLVDPVSRENTKTNTGLSMPPVHVKHGDRFTITALPKGAGSENVSRIRMMNPSDKGNIPKFVVETMLEAGGRPCPPVILGVGIGGTFDVAASLAKEALLEPVDSMTGYEQEICDQVNQLGIGPMGLGGDTTCLAVKIKTAGCHTASLPVAVNIQCWAARRATVEVPL, encoded by the coding sequence ATGTCTGAATCCGGTTATCCTGATCTTCTGAAACGGATCTCTGATGCTACAGAGAAAGCAGTCCGTAATGCAGAAATATATCTTCCAGATGATGTGAAGGCCAGATTGACAGAGGCCCTGAAGGTGGAGTCTGTTGTTGTCGCGAAGCAGGAACTTCAGAATATTCTTGAAAATATCTGTCTTGCAGAAGAACGTTTTGCACCACTTTGTCAGGATACCGGCATTCCGGTAATGTATATCACCGTTCCTTATGGCATGACATGGACCCCTGAAATGGAACAGGCAGTCCTGACCGGAATTCAAAACGCCACACAGCACATTCCGCTTCGTCCAAATCTTGTTGACCCCGTGAGCCGTGAAAATACCAAAACAAATACCGGTCTTTCCATGCCCCCTGTCCATGTGAAACACGGTGACCGGTTTACCATCACCGCCCTCCCCAAAGGTGCAGGATCTGAGAATGTATCCAGAATCAGGATGATGAACCCGTCAGATAAGGGAAATATTCCAAAATTTGTTGTTGAGACCATGCTGGAAGCTGGAGGGCGGCCCTGTCCCCCGGTCATTCTGGGTGTTGGAATCGGGGGAACCTTTGATGTCGCTGCATCCCTGGCAAAAGAGGCATTGCTGGAACCGGTGGATTCGATGACCGGCTATGAACAGGAGATCTGTGATCAGGTTAATCAGCTTGGGATTGGTCCGATGGGGCTTGGGGGTGACACCACCTGCCTTGCCGTAAAAATCAAAACTGCCGGGTGTCACACGGCTTCCCTTCCGGTAGCGGTCAATATCCAGTGCTGGGCTGCACGGCGGGCAACCGTGGAGGTTCCCCTATGA
- a CDS encoding 50S ribosomal protein L16 — translation MVRKPNSMYRNLAKKAYTRKEYMGGIPGVKVVHFDMGNLTSEFPMEVSLVVDESCQIRHSALEAARMSINRKLNKELGRMNYHLKLRTYPHHVLRENKQATGAGADRVSQGMRLAFGKAVGTAARCQQNQKIFTVFSNPASVEKIKDALRHGGHKLPSPTHLVIEMKQES, via the coding sequence ATGGTCAGAAAACCAAACAGCATGTACAGAAACCTTGCGAAGAAGGCCTATACTCGCAAGGAATATATGGGAGGTATCCCAGGTGTTAAAGTCGTTCACTTTGATATGGGGAACCTGACAAGCGAATTTCCAATGGAAGTTTCCCTGGTTGTGGATGAGAGCTGCCAGATCCGGCACTCCGCTCTTGAAGCAGCCCGTATGAGCATTAACAGGAAGTTGAACAAGGAACTGGGGCGTATGAACTACCACCTCAAACTGCGGACCTATCCACATCATGTCCTGCGTGAGAACAAGCAGGCAACCGGAGCAGGTGCTGACCGTGTGTCACAGGGTATGCGCCTTGCATTTGGGAAGGCAGTCGGAACTGCGGCCCGTTGCCAGCAGAATCAGAAGATCTTTACGGTCTTTTCAAATCCTGCAAGTGTTGAAAAGATCAAGGATGCCCTCCGTCACGGTGGTCATAAGCTTCCTTCCCCCACCCATCTCGTTATTGAGATGAAACAGGAATCATAA